AAGCCGAGGAAGATCATGTTTTCCCTATTTGTTTCAAGAACAACGTTTGTAGTAATATTATGGGTGTTTTCTACTTACTAGCTCTTTCAATTGCCAAAGTGATGTTCTGGTAACGCAACATTCTGTTTTGCAGGCACGATCTAGTCCTTTTAGACCACTGCAGCTTTTGCCTTCTTCTACTCCACATCAGCCGCAGCTAAGAGAGGACATTGGGAAGCCGATGAATAAAAATCCCGATCCTCAGCATCATGAAAGAGATCTACCTGTTCATGTTCAGGTTCCAGCAGCTCTGGCTGTCGGTAGCATGCACAAGTTATCTTCTCTCCCTTTTCCGGGGGTTCCAGTCAATCCTCCTTTTCTGCAGCCTCATGGTCCTGTGCAGTTCGGAATGCCTGGACCACAGGTTCAACATCAAGGAATACCTTGTTCTTCGTTCCCAATGCCAATGCCAATGCCACTCCCAGTTGGAAATCCCAACCAAGTTAGGCATCCCCCATTTGTCCCTGGTCTCCAACCTCACCCTATGCAGCTTCAGGGAGCAATGCAACATGGACAAATGATGAACTTCCCTTCTAAATTTGGTCATCAGCTGAGCACTCCATTTGGCAACATGGGAGTTGGGATTCCATCACAGTTTGGGCAGCATGTTAGGAAGGTTAATTCTCGCAAATCTGTTAAAATTACTCATCCCGACACTCATGAAGAGTTGAAACTAGATGAGAAGATTGACATGAAATTGGATGGTGGTTCATCTGGCTTGGCAATACATCATCCTGGGGGCTTACCATCACAGTCTATGCATTATGGTCCCTCTCACCCTATGAGCTTTTCCCCACAGATGTCCCCGAATCCTATGTTCTTACAAAACGCTCCTTCAGTTCCTATAACAAACTCCCTTGTGGCTCCCTGCGCTCCCGGACTAGGATATAACTCTTCAGGTAGGAAAGATTACTAACTTTTGTTCGTGAATgtagttttaaatatttatatgtttttcctATTTCCTATCTGCAACTTTAATGTATGTGTGTGATTTCTGTTTCTCCAACTTCAGTTCAATTGGCAATTAACCAAGCTCCTGGCTCTGTTAGAAGAGAGGTTTTGGCGTCTTCATATCCAGTTTCCATGAAGACAGCAGAAACAGAAAAGGCACTGCAACCACCTTTGAGAGTTAACTTTAGTGAAGAGGGATCAAGGATTCTCTCAGAAACCTCTGTTGAGGCGTCAGAATCTGCCTCCAAGCCAACACCTTTTGCTTCACCCTCAAGCAAATCACTTATTTCTGTCGATATACCTCCTTCTGGTAGTGCTACATCTATAGGAAGCAATGTTAACCATGTTCGAGGAGTCGATTATGTTGAGACCGAGTTGAAGAACCCTCCAAAGAAAAGCCAATTGCATCCTCAACAACTCCGAGAGGTATGTTTACTTTTATGATAGTGCAGTTTCCACATGTCTTCACATCTCTAGTCTCTCTCAAACTACCCATAGGGCCTACTTTCTGGCAAGGGAAGACCTTTGATTTTTCTgattatttcttatttagttAAACATGACTTGAGCATTCTCATAACTTTGTCTTTCTATGAATCAGGAAGGAAATTCCGTGTCCAAATCGAATCCTACTCCAACAAATTCAGCAGACCGTATTTCTGAAGGTCAAAATGCTGTAACTATAGAAACCCAAGCAGCAGTGAAAGAaactcaaattgaaagaaactcAAATGATAGGAATGCATCGGATCAAGTATCAAGCACAGGGGGCTGTGAAACTAACAATGTGGTTCATCAGTTGTCACATTCTGCTGCTTCCTTATCAGATTCCAATGTTTCTAAAATTGTGGTGCCTATTgctacaaataataataaagaagttTTGCCTTCTGCATCTGGAGCAAAGTATAATGAGGATTCTCATATTCATACTTCACCGTCATCTCCATCATATACCAAAATTAGGGGAAAAGTCTCTGAGGAAACAAAAACTGAATATCGTCGTGTTCAAGGATCAAGTCCAAAGGATAAACATACAAATAAGGTGAAAAGTGCAAACTCCAggggaaagaaaaagagaagagaaattCTTCAGAAAGCTGATGCAGCTGGAGATACGTCTGATCTTTATATGGCATTTAAGGGACCCAAGGAGAAACTACAATCTTCTGTTTCTTCAGGAAGTGTTGAGAGTTGTTCCAGTCTCACTGCAAGGAAGATATCATCAAGTTCCAATGAAGATTTTTCGGCAAATGAAGATAAAAAGAGTACAGGTGAACCAAACAGCTGGGAAGATGCTGCTATGTCAACTCCAAAGTTGGAAACTTCTGGTGACAATAAAATTGTTAATGATAATCTTAGGCATCCAAATGGTGGAAGTGATACTACAGGACAAATGAGATACTCAAGAGATTTCCTTCTTACCCTTTCTTCTCATTTCGGTGATCTCCCTGCTAATTTTGAAGTTCCGTGGCATATGGCGGAGGCCCTTTTGAGTCCTAACTCTAGCATTTCGAAAGGGGTAGATTTTAACAAGAATGGTCCAAACTCCTGTCCTGGACAAATTAATAGCAGACAAGGCAGCTCTTCTTGGTCTGAGAACCGTCCTACTGGAATGGCAGATGATGGCAGGTGGACCAATGAGCAACATATTGATATCAACCAAGGGGGAAATGTTAATGGTGCTCGTCCGGGTCGAGGAAACCACAAGAATATGAGGAATCTACAAGGACAGCCACCTAGCCAATATGTATCTGTGTTTCCTGCTGGAGCAATGCTGCCATTAGCCTCTCAGGGAGGAATACAACATATTCGGTCCGATGCCAACCGCTGGCAGCGGGTTTCTGGCTCCCGAAAAGGTTCATTTCCTTCTCACTCTCCACTGCAAGTTATGCACAAAGCTGACAAGAAATATGAGATACGCAAAGTGACTGATGCAGAAGAGGCAAAACGTAGACACTTGAAAGCTATCCTCAACAAGCTAACGCCACAAAATTTTGAGAAGCTGTTTGAGCAAGTAAAGGAGGTTAATATTGATAGTGCTACCACTCTTGCTGGTGTCATTTCGCAGATATTTGACAAAGCTCTAATGGAGCCAACATTTTGTGAGATGTATGCAAATTTTTGTTATCATCTAGCCGGGGAACTTCCTGATTTTGTGGAGGACAATCAGAAAATAACCTTCAAGAGACTGCTCCTTGATAAATGCCAGGAGGAGTTTGAGAGAGGTGAAAGAGAAGAAGCAGAAGCCGACAGTTTGGAAGAGGATGGAGCGGTAAAGCTGTCAGAGCGAAAGAGAGAGGAGATGAGGTTACAAACACGAAGAAGGATGTTAGGTAACATCAGATTGATTGGAGAATTATACAAGAAGAAGATGCTTACAGAGAGGATAATGCATGAGTGCATCCAGAAATTGCTGGGGCAGTACCAGACTCCAGATGAGGAAGATATTGAGTCTCTCTGCAAGCTTATGAGCACTATAGGAGGAATGATCGACCATTCCAAGGCAAAGGATTACATGGACGCGTATTTTGATATGATGACGACAATGGCTAACAATACAGATTTGTCTACTAGGGTGAGGTTTATGTTGATGGATATTAttgatttgagaaaaaataagtgGCAGCAAAGAAGAAAAGTAGAAGGCCCTAAAAAAATAGAGGAAGTGCGAAGAGATGCTGTGCAAGAACGTCGAGCTCAGGTTGGTCGGTCCCCTCGTGGTTCATGCACTGTTTCCTCTGCTAGAAGAGGGCAGCCTGCAGATTTAAGTCCTCGTCCATCCATGTTTTCTTCTCCAGCTCCTCAGATGACTCCATTTCATGGAATA
This genomic stretch from Solanum stenotomum isolate F172 chromosome 10, ASM1918654v1, whole genome shotgun sequence harbors:
- the LOC125841388 gene encoding eukaryotic translation initiation factor 4G-like isoform X1, whose product is MQRRGDQKKSESQNQYKKSSRVGGRSPSAQPQYQRVTSGKGGGSSVLPPPSPDSDSSSPTTQSFKKSDGETGPLKVTDAVQNDAPARTSGSDKLVEPADRIRHEDNQIVSSALSSQHTSSDLDPSAPKTPIKDDTSKNVSLQFGSFTPGFVNGMQIPQRTNSAPPNMDEQKRIQARSSPFRPLQLLPSSTPHQPQLREDIGKPMNKNPDPQHHERDLPVHVQVPAALAVGSMHKLSSLPFPGVPVNPPFLQPHGPVQFGMPGPQVQHQGIPCSSFPMPMPMPLPVGNPNQVRHPPFVPGLQPHPMQLQGAMQHGQMMNFPSKFGHQLSTPFGNMGVGIPSQFGQHVRKVNSRKSVKITHPDTHEELKLDEKIDMKLDGGSSGLAIHHPGGLPSQSMHYGPSHPMSFSPQMSPNPMFLQNAPSVPITNSLVAPCAPGLGYNSSVQLAINQAPGSVRREVLASSYPVSMKTAETEKALQPPLRVNFSEEGSRILSETSVEASESASKPTPFASPSSKSLISVDIPPSGSATSIGSNVNHVRGVDYVETELKNPPKKSQLHPQQLREEGNSVSKSNPTPTNSADRISEGQNAVTIETQAAVKETQIERNSNDRNASDQVSSTGGCETNNVVHQLSHSAASLSDSNVSKIVVPIATNNNKEVLPSASGAKYNEDSHIHTSPSSPSYTKIRGKVSEETKTEYRRVQGSSPKDKHTNKVKSANSRGKKKRREILQKADAAGDTSDLYMAFKGPKEKLQSSVSSGSVESCSSLTARKISSSSNEDFSANEDKKSTGEPNSWEDAAMSTPKLETSGDNKIVNDNLRHPNGGSDTTGQMRYSRDFLLTLSSHFGDLPANFEVPWHMAEALLSPNSSISKGVDFNKNGPNSCPGQINSRQGSSSWSENRPTGMADDGRWTNEQHIDINQGGNVNGARPGRGNHKNMRNLQGQPPSQYVSVFPAGAMLPLASQGGIQHIRSDANRWQRVSGSRKGSFPSHSPLQVMHKADKKYEIRKVTDAEEAKRRHLKAILNKLTPQNFEKLFEQVKEVNIDSATTLAGVISQIFDKALMEPTFCEMYANFCYHLAGELPDFVEDNQKITFKRLLLDKCQEEFERGEREEAEADSLEEDGAVKLSERKREEMRLQTRRRMLGNIRLIGELYKKKMLTERIMHECIQKLLGQYQTPDEEDIESLCKLMSTIGGMIDHSKAKDYMDAYFDMMTTMANNTDLSTRVRFMLMDIIDLRKNKWQQRRKVEGPKKIEEVRRDAVQERRAQVGRSPRGSCTVSSARRGQPADLSPRPSMFSSPAPQMTPFHGIPSQNRGVGSQDCRLEAKHPHESRTSSAAMPQRSIDDNKTMSLGPRGGPGRGTPFRGQAMHSAGPVTAGAGGWSPYNSRQESISKYAPGTVVKPTANYARPNQHEHAHYAEKELTNTNRPFGRSAEPPASNSPGTIWSEERLGEMSIAAICEFYSAVDEDEVVLRIGELNSPSFHPMMLSIWVNDSFQRKERDRDLLARLLISLTKSKVVLETKHLIKGFESVLATLEDEATDAPKAAVFLGHIFGRLISENVISLKEAGYLIQHGGEESGHLLQTGLGYEVLESTFDLIRSEKGESALKDICNASSTQLEDFRPPVLSK
- the LOC125841388 gene encoding eukaryotic translation initiation factor 4G-like isoform X2, with product MQRRGDQKKSESQNQYKKSSRVGGRSPSAQPQYQRVTSGKGGGSSVLPPPSPDSDSSSPTTQSFKKSDGETGPLKVTDAVQNDAPARTSGSDKLVEPADRIRHEDNQIVSSALSSQHTSSDLDPSAPKTPIKDDTSKNVSLQFGSFTPGFVNGMQIPQRTNSAPPNMDEQKRIQARSSPFRPLQLLPSSTPHQPQLREDIGKPMNKNPDPQHHERDLPVHVQVPAALAVGSMHKLSSLPFPGVPVNPPFLQPHGPVQFGMPGPQVQHQGIPCSSFPMPMPMPLPVGNPNQVRHPPFVPGLQPHPMQLQGAMQHGQMMNFPSKFGHQLSTPFGNMGVGIPSQFGQHVRKVNSRKSVKITHPDTHEELKLDEKIDMKLDGGSSGLAIHHPGGLPSQSMHYGPSHPMSFSPQMSPNPMFLQNAPSVPITNSLVAPCAPGLGYNSSVQLAINQAPGSVRREVLASSYPVSMKTAETEKALQPPLRVNFSEEGSRILSETSVEASESASKPTPFASPSSKSLISVDIPPSGSATSIGSNVNHVRGVDYVETELKNPPKKSQLHPQQLREEGNSVSKSNPTPTNSADRISEGQNAVTIETQAAVKETQIERNSNDRNASDQVSSTGGCETNNVVHQLSHSAASLSDSNVSKIVVPIATNNNKEVLPSASGAKYNEDSHIHTSPSSPSYTKIRGKVSEETKTEYRRVQGSSPKDKHTNKVKSANSRGKKKRREILQKADAAGDTSDLYMAFKGPKEKLQSSVSSGSVESCSSLTARKISSSSNEDFSANEDKKSTGEPNSWEDAAMSTPKLETSGDNKIVNDNLRHPNGGSDTTGQMRYSRDFLLTLSSHFGDLPANFEVPWHMAEALLSPNSSISKGVDFNKNGPNSCPGQINSRQGSSSWSENRPTGMADDGRWTNEQHIDINQGGNVNGARPGRGNHKNMRNLQGQPPSQYVSVFPAGAMLPLASQGGIQHIRSDANRWQRVSGSRKGSFPSHSPLQVMHKADKKYEIRKVTDAEEAKRRHLKAILNKLTPQNFEKLFEQVKEVNIDSATTLAGVISQIFDKALMEPTFCEMYANFCYHLAGELPDFVEDNQKITFKRLLLDKCQEEFERGEREEAEADSLEEDGAVKLSERKREEMRLQTRRRMLGNIRLIGELYKKKMLTERIMHECIQKLLGQYQTPDEEDIESLCKLMSTIGGMIDHSKAKDYMDAYFDMMTTMANNTDLSTRVRFMLMDIIDLRKNKWQQRRKVEGPKKIEEVRRDAVQERRAQVGRSPRGSCTVSSARRGQPADLSPRPSMFSSPAPQMTPFHGIPSQNRGVGSQDCRLEAKHPHESRTSSAAMPQRSIDDNKTMSLGPRGGPGRGTPFRGQAMHSAGPVTAGAGGWSPYNSRQESISKYAPGTVVKPTANYARPNQHEHAHYAEKELTNTNRPFGRSAEPPASNSPGTIWSEERLGEMSIAAICEFYSAVDEDEVVLRIGELNSPSFHPMMLSIWVNDSFQRKERDRDLLARLLISLTKSKV